One part of the Rhodococcus oxybenzonivorans genome encodes these proteins:
- a CDS encoding MFS transporter, with the protein MNAPDHSITADEVAQSPDVTVIDEASVSRAVKATMLGNAMEWFDFGVYAYLATTIGQVFFPEASGTAQLLSTFAIFAAAFIVRPLGGFFFGPLGDRIGRKKVLATTIILMAGSTFAIGVIPSYESVGILAPILLVLFRLVQGFSTGGEYGGASTFVAEYAPDKRRGFFASFLEFGTLAGYVAAAGLVTVISSAVSADALVDWAWRIPFLLAGPLGLIGLYLRLRLEETPAFQQQQQAEERSLAEESTGRKLRETLVDNWRPLVLCVILVAAYNIAHYGLLSYMPTYLSNTLGYDESHGLVLMIIVMLIMMVCISFVGKLSDRVGRKPLLLTGFVGFFALSLPAYLLIGVGHYVTVFVGLAMLGGLLLLFVGVFPSVLPALFPTGIRYGGLAIGYNLAVSIFGGTTPLVLTALQDATGSDLVAPMYMMVAAVIGAIAVLLISETARKPLEGSPPAVATEAEARRVLGRLRRTKAGESPRSEHEADAVDAG; encoded by the coding sequence ATGAATGCACCAGATCACTCCATCACTGCGGACGAGGTGGCGCAGTCACCCGACGTCACCGTCATCGACGAGGCCTCGGTCTCGCGGGCCGTCAAAGCGACCATGCTCGGCAACGCCATGGAATGGTTCGACTTCGGCGTCTACGCCTACCTCGCGACCACCATCGGCCAGGTGTTCTTTCCCGAGGCCAGCGGCACGGCGCAGCTACTGTCGACGTTCGCAATCTTCGCTGCAGCCTTCATCGTCCGGCCGCTCGGCGGTTTCTTCTTCGGCCCGCTCGGCGACCGTATCGGCCGCAAGAAGGTGCTTGCCACCACCATCATCCTCATGGCGGGAAGCACTTTCGCGATCGGCGTGATCCCGAGCTACGAATCGGTCGGCATCCTGGCACCGATCCTTCTCGTGCTCTTTCGCCTCGTACAGGGATTTTCGACCGGCGGCGAATACGGTGGCGCCAGTACGTTCGTCGCCGAGTACGCGCCCGACAAGCGTCGCGGCTTCTTCGCGAGTTTCCTCGAATTCGGCACGTTGGCCGGGTATGTCGCGGCGGCGGGGCTCGTCACCGTCATCAGCAGCGCTGTCAGTGCCGACGCTCTGGTCGACTGGGCATGGCGAATCCCGTTCCTGCTCGCCGGTCCCCTGGGACTCATCGGCCTCTACCTGCGTCTGCGGCTGGAAGAGACGCCGGCCTTCCAGCAGCAACAGCAGGCTGAGGAACGTTCTCTCGCAGAAGAATCCACCGGCCGAAAGTTGCGCGAGACACTGGTCGACAATTGGCGACCCCTCGTACTGTGCGTCATCCTCGTCGCCGCCTACAACATCGCGCACTACGGTCTGCTCAGCTACATGCCGACGTACCTGTCGAACACGCTCGGCTACGACGAGTCGCACGGCCTCGTCCTCATGATCATCGTGATGCTCATCATGATGGTGTGCATCAGCTTCGTCGGAAAGCTGTCCGACCGGGTGGGTCGTAAACCGTTGCTGCTGACCGGTTTCGTCGGCTTCTTCGCGCTGTCGCTGCCCGCGTACCTGCTGATCGGCGTCGGGCACTACGTCACCGTCTTCGTCGGCCTCGCGATGCTCGGCGGACTACTGCTGCTGTTCGTCGGCGTCTTCCCTTCGGTCCTTCCTGCTCTCTTCCCGACGGGAATCCGCTACGGCGGCCTCGCGATCGGATACAACCTCGCCGTCTCGATCTTCGGGGGTACCACGCCTCTGGTGCTGACCGCCCTGCAGGACGCGACCGGCAGCGATCTCGTCGCTCCGATGTACATGATGGTGGCCGCAGTGATCGGGGCCATCGCGGTACTCCTCATCTCCGAGACCGCCCGCAAGCCGCTCGAGGGATCGCCGCCTGCCGTCGCCACGGAGGCGGAAGCTCGTCGTGTCCTCGGCCGGTTGCGGCGGACGAAGGCCGGCGAGTCACCGAGGTCCGAGCACGAGGCGGACGCCGTCGACGCGGGATAG
- a CDS encoding NADH:flavin oxidoreductase/NADH oxidase: MSVLFEPITFRGVTVPNRVWMAPMCQYSADVTGRDVGVPNDWHRTHLVTRAIGGAGLILTEATAVSPEGRISPADLGIWNDTQAEAFAEINAQLEYFGAVPGIQLGHAGRKGSAHVPWRGGGSLDGDDRLSWQTVAPSAIGFGDHTPPAAATSADIRKVVADFAAAAERASRAGFKVVEIHAAHGYLLHQFLSPVSNHRTDEYGGSFARRIRLLLEVVDAVRGVWPAELPVFVRVSATDWLSEEPGLDADSWTPDQTVSLVEALADLGVDLVDVSSGGVASARIPVGPGYQVPFARRIQNETTVPAAAVGLITEPGQAERIVESGEAVAVFLGRELLRDPYWPRKAALALNAQVTPQIPAQYARAY, encoded by the coding sequence GTGAGCGTGTTGTTCGAACCCATCACCTTCCGCGGAGTCACCGTCCCCAATCGGGTGTGGATGGCGCCGATGTGCCAGTACTCGGCCGACGTGACGGGCCGCGATGTGGGAGTTCCCAATGACTGGCACCGGACGCACCTCGTGACGCGCGCCATCGGCGGTGCCGGCCTGATCCTCACCGAAGCGACGGCCGTCAGCCCGGAGGGCCGCATCAGCCCCGCCGACCTCGGCATCTGGAACGACACCCAGGCCGAGGCATTCGCGGAGATCAACGCACAGCTCGAGTACTTCGGCGCCGTCCCGGGCATCCAGCTCGGTCACGCCGGGCGCAAGGGCTCCGCGCATGTCCCGTGGCGCGGGGGCGGAAGCCTCGACGGCGACGATCGGCTGTCCTGGCAGACGGTGGCGCCGAGCGCGATCGGTTTCGGCGACCACACCCCGCCGGCCGCGGCGACGTCCGCCGACATCCGGAAGGTGGTCGCCGATTTCGCCGCCGCCGCCGAGCGGGCGTCGCGGGCCGGTTTCAAGGTGGTGGAAATCCATGCGGCACACGGCTATCTGCTGCACCAGTTCCTCTCACCGGTCAGCAATCACCGCACCGACGAGTACGGCGGCAGCTTCGCGCGCCGCATTCGCCTGCTGCTCGAGGTAGTCGACGCGGTACGCGGGGTCTGGCCGGCCGAGTTGCCCGTCTTCGTCCGGGTCTCGGCAACCGACTGGCTCTCGGAGGAGCCCGGCCTCGACGCGGACAGCTGGACGCCGGATCAGACCGTGTCCCTCGTGGAGGCCCTCGCGGACCTCGGCGTCGACCTCGTCGACGTCTCCAGCGGTGGCGTCGCGTCCGCCCGGATCCCGGTCGGGCCCGGCTACCAGGTCCCGTTCGCCCGTCGCATCCAGAACGAGACCACGGTCCCGGCCGCCGCCGTCGGGCTCATCACCGAGCCGGGGCAGGCCGAGCGGATCGTGGAGTCGGGAGAAGCCGTCGCCGTGTTCCTCGGGCGCGAACTGCTGCGCGACCCGTATTGGCCGCGAAAAGCCGCACTGGCATTGAATGCGCAGGTGACGCCGCAGATTCCGGCGCAGTACGCCCGGGCGTACTGA
- a CDS encoding glutamate-5-semialdehyde dehydrogenase gives MTAVTSTASTGAVDTREAVHAAARRARTASRVLALLTTAQKDAVLHAAADAVLAATADVLAANAADIESARASGTEESILDRLRLTEARIEGIAAGLRQVAGLPDPIGEVVRGSTLPNGLELRQLRVPLGVVGMVYEARPNVTVDAFGLALKSGNAALLRGSSSAAKSNAALVVALRAALAAQDLPEDAVQLLPTEDRSSVTHLIQARGLVDVVIPRGGAGLISAVVRDASVPTIETGVGNCHVYIHSAADLEMAERILLNSKTRRPSVCNTAETVLVDAGIADVAVPKLLQALQTHSVTVHGDLPGMVPATETDWSDEYLTLDVALKVVDDLDAAVEHIDRYGTGHTEAIVTADLSAAREFTARVDAAAVMVNASTAFTDGEQFGFGAEIGISTQKLHARGPMGLPELTSTKWIVWGDGHTRPA, from the coding sequence ATGACTGCAGTGACCTCCACCGCGTCGACCGGTGCCGTGGACACCCGTGAGGCCGTTCACGCGGCGGCTCGTCGTGCCCGCACCGCGTCGCGGGTCCTTGCTCTGCTCACCACCGCGCAGAAAGACGCGGTCCTGCATGCCGCGGCCGATGCGGTGCTGGCCGCTACGGCTGACGTCCTTGCCGCCAACGCGGCCGACATCGAGTCGGCCCGGGCGTCCGGCACCGAGGAATCCATTCTCGACCGGCTCCGGCTGACCGAGGCTCGGATCGAGGGAATCGCCGCCGGACTCCGTCAAGTAGCCGGTCTGCCCGACCCGATCGGTGAAGTGGTGCGCGGATCCACACTGCCCAATGGGCTCGAACTGCGACAGCTCCGAGTGCCGCTGGGTGTGGTGGGCATGGTGTACGAGGCCCGTCCCAACGTCACCGTGGACGCGTTCGGCCTGGCCCTGAAGTCGGGAAACGCTGCGCTCTTGCGTGGATCCTCGTCCGCGGCGAAGTCGAATGCGGCGCTGGTCGTCGCCTTGCGCGCCGCGCTGGCTGCGCAGGATCTGCCGGAAGACGCGGTGCAATTACTGCCCACCGAGGACCGCTCGAGTGTCACCCATCTCATCCAGGCGCGCGGTTTGGTCGACGTCGTCATCCCTCGGGGCGGCGCCGGACTGATCAGCGCCGTCGTGCGAGACGCCTCCGTCCCCACCATCGAGACGGGCGTGGGTAACTGCCACGTCTACATCCATTCCGCCGCGGACCTGGAGATGGCCGAACGAATCCTACTCAACTCGAAGACGCGGCGGCCGAGCGTCTGTAATACCGCGGAGACGGTTCTGGTCGACGCCGGCATTGCCGACGTCGCCGTCCCGAAGCTCCTGCAGGCGCTGCAGACGCACAGTGTCACCGTCCACGGAGATCTTCCCGGCATGGTGCCCGCCACCGAGACGGACTGGTCGGACGAATATCTCACCCTCGATGTGGCGCTGAAGGTCGTCGACGATCTCGATGCCGCGGTAGAGCACATCGATCGATATGGAACCGGTCACACCGAGGCCATCGTGACCGCCGACCTGTCGGCCGCGCGCGAGTTCACCGCCCGCGTCGATGCCGCCGCCGTCATGGTCAACGCGTCCACCGCCTTCACCGACGGCGAGCAGTTCGGGTTCGGCGCCGAGATCGGGATCTCCACCCAGAAGCTCCACGCCCGCGGTCCGATGGGGCTGCCGGAGCTCACCTCCACGAAGTGGATCGTGTGGGGGGACGGGCACACGCGTCCGGCCTAG
- a CDS encoding AAA family ATPase, with amino-acid sequence MSASPSKGASVDRALPTTTPLFASVDDVIARLAETGYLADKGTATAVFLADRLGKPLLIEGPAGVGKTELARAVAQTTDAELVRLQCYEGVDEARALYEWNHAKQILRIQAGASAATGNLHGRDSSWDSTKADVFSEEFLLSRPLLTAIRREDPTVLLIDETDKADVEIEGLLLEVLSDFAVTVPELGTITAVRKPFVLLTSNATRELSEALKRRCLFLHLDFPDAELERKILASRVPELPEAIAEQLVATIRVLRGMQLKKLPSVAETIDWGRTLLALGLDTLDDDAVRATLGVVLKHQSDQQRAAAELRLN; translated from the coding sequence ATGTCCGCAAGCCCATCGAAAGGAGCGAGCGTGGATCGCGCACTACCCACCACGACGCCGTTGTTCGCGAGCGTCGACGACGTGATCGCCCGGCTCGCCGAAACCGGCTACCTGGCAGACAAGGGCACCGCGACCGCGGTGTTTCTCGCCGACCGGCTCGGTAAGCCCCTGCTCATCGAGGGACCGGCGGGTGTCGGCAAGACCGAGCTGGCCCGAGCCGTCGCGCAGACCACCGACGCCGAACTGGTGCGGTTGCAGTGCTATGAGGGCGTCGACGAGGCTCGCGCGCTCTACGAGTGGAACCACGCGAAGCAGATCCTGCGCATCCAGGCCGGGGCGAGCGCAGCGACGGGGAATCTTCACGGCCGCGACAGCAGCTGGGACTCCACCAAGGCGGATGTCTTCTCGGAGGAGTTCCTGCTGTCGCGTCCGCTGCTGACCGCGATCCGGCGCGAGGATCCGACGGTGCTGCTCATCGACGAGACCGACAAGGCGGACGTCGAGATCGAGGGCCTGCTCCTCGAGGTGCTGAGCGATTTCGCGGTCACCGTTCCCGAGCTGGGAACGATTACGGCCGTCCGGAAGCCGTTCGTGCTCCTCACCTCCAACGCCACCCGTGAGTTGTCCGAGGCGCTCAAGCGTCGCTGCCTCTTCCTCCACCTCGACTTCCCGGATGCCGAACTCGAACGCAAGATTCTGGCGAGTCGAGTCCCGGAGCTTCCGGAAGCGATCGCCGAGCAGTTGGTGGCGACCATCCGGGTGCTGCGCGGAATGCAGTTGAAGAAACTGCCCTCGGTAGCCGAGACGATCGACTGGGGCCGCACGCTCCTCGCACTCGGGTTGGACACCCTCGACGACGACGCCGTGCGGGCCACCCTGGGCGTGGTCCTCAAACACCAATCCGACCAGCAGCGCGCCGCTGCCGAACTGCGACTGAACTGA
- a CDS encoding vWA domain-containing protein, with amino-acid sequence MAAGGPPTSRSATSGPAAPHGLPGHLVDFVEALRRRGIMVGPSETVDAGQVMSVLDLLDREALREGLACALLRRPTHRSTFDALFDLWFPAAVGNRSSGAVDTRLPRTEKGDIDYDALRELIVELLADGSPEALELTELLTAQMVEELGQYQSANGPSFSAYQALRDVAPETLLKKILDGLLGNQQDGEARMTESYESEVAKRTAAQRIADFRKMVEKETRRRSAENLGKERVASYGVPRLAEEVDFLRASDSELTALKRNVTPLARLLASRLAVRRSRHRAGSIDLRRTLRKSMSTGGVPIDLVQRKPRRARPELVVMCDVSGSVAGFSHFTLLLVHALREQFSRVRVFAFIDTTDEVTRFFDTGADLGNAMSRMIREADLVSYDGHSDYGNAFGVFAERFTSSITSRTSLLVLGDGRNNYRDPNLEALARLVSVAKHAHWLNPEPRGQWGSGDSAAKVYNEVISMHECRSAQQLASVVAGLLPV; translated from the coding sequence ATGGCTGCAGGTGGTCCTCCCACGTCCCGGTCGGCAACATCAGGGCCCGCCGCGCCGCACGGGTTACCCGGCCACCTGGTCGACTTCGTCGAGGCGTTGCGGCGACGCGGCATCATGGTGGGCCCCTCGGAGACCGTCGATGCCGGGCAGGTCATGTCCGTCCTCGACCTCCTCGACCGCGAGGCACTCCGAGAGGGACTGGCGTGCGCCCTGCTGCGCCGTCCCACTCACCGCTCCACGTTCGACGCTCTTTTCGATCTGTGGTTCCCCGCGGCCGTCGGGAATCGGTCGAGCGGGGCCGTTGACACCAGGCTTCCGCGAACCGAGAAGGGCGACATCGATTACGACGCCCTGCGTGAGTTGATCGTCGAGCTCCTCGCCGACGGGTCGCCCGAAGCGCTCGAACTCACCGAACTCCTGACCGCGCAGATGGTCGAAGAACTCGGGCAGTACCAGTCGGCGAACGGGCCGTCGTTCTCGGCCTACCAGGCGTTGCGGGATGTGGCGCCCGAGACGCTGCTGAAGAAGATTCTCGACGGTCTGCTGGGCAATCAGCAGGACGGCGAAGCCCGAATGACGGAAAGTTACGAATCCGAGGTGGCCAAGCGCACCGCGGCGCAGCGGATCGCCGACTTCCGCAAGATGGTCGAGAAGGAGACGCGTCGGCGGTCGGCCGAGAACCTGGGCAAGGAGCGGGTGGCGTCGTACGGCGTGCCGAGGCTGGCCGAGGAAGTGGACTTCCTGCGCGCGTCGGACTCCGAGCTGACCGCTCTCAAACGTAACGTCACCCCGCTCGCCAGACTGCTGGCCAGCCGGCTCGCGGTGCGCCGCAGTCGTCATCGCGCCGGGTCGATCGATCTTCGGCGGACCCTGCGCAAGTCGATGTCCACCGGGGGAGTGCCCATCGATCTCGTCCAGCGCAAGCCGAGACGCGCACGCCCGGAACTGGTGGTGATGTGCGACGTGTCGGGTTCGGTGGCGGGGTTCAGCCACTTCACATTGCTGCTCGTCCATGCGTTGCGGGAGCAGTTCTCGCGGGTGCGGGTGTTCGCTTTCATCGACACCACCGACGAAGTCACCCGATTCTTCGACACCGGCGCAGACCTCGGGAACGCGATGTCGCGGATGATCCGCGAGGCCGACCTCGTCAGCTACGACGGGCACTCCGACTACGGCAACGCATTCGGTGTGTTCGCGGAGCGGTTCACCTCGAGCATTACCTCACGCACCTCACTGCTCGTCCTCGGGGACGGCCGCAACAACTATCGCGACCCCAATCTGGAGGCGCTGGCGCGTCTGGTGTCGGTGGCCAAGCATGCGCACTGGCTCAACCCCGAGCCACGCGGACAGTGGGGTTCCGGGGATTCGGCCGCCAAGGTGTACAACGAGGTCATCAGCATGCACGAGTGCCGCTCCGCGCAGCAGCTCGCGTCGGTGGTCGCCGGGTTGCTCCCGGTATGA
- the nadD gene encoding nicotinate-nucleotide adenylyltransferase, whose product MEQGTTGARRRRLGVMGGTFDPIHHGHLVAASEVADRFGLDEVIFVPTGRPWQKQGKVVSPAEDRYLMTVIATASNPRFSVSRVDVDRRKVTYTVDTLRDLRSFHPDAELYFITGADALASILSWQDWEELFSLAKFVGVSRPGFDLNTEHLAAHLDALPEDAVTLIEIPALAISSTECRRRASRHRPVWYLVPDGVVQYISKRNLYRPPDAERLDGATTMSEPAPGKTKS is encoded by the coding sequence GTGGAACAGGGAACAACGGGCGCACGTCGGCGCCGTCTCGGGGTCATGGGCGGCACCTTCGACCCCATTCACCACGGTCACCTGGTGGCCGCCAGTGAAGTCGCCGACCGGTTCGGCCTCGACGAGGTGATCTTCGTCCCCACCGGCAGGCCCTGGCAGAAGCAGGGGAAAGTGGTCAGCCCCGCGGAAGACCGGTACTTGATGACGGTCATCGCCACTGCATCGAACCCACGGTTCTCGGTGAGCCGGGTGGACGTCGACCGCCGGAAGGTCACCTACACCGTCGACACTCTGCGCGATCTCCGCAGCTTCCATCCCGACGCCGAGCTGTACTTCATTACCGGTGCCGATGCCCTGGCGAGTATTCTGTCGTGGCAGGACTGGGAGGAACTGTTCTCACTGGCGAAATTTGTGGGAGTGTCGCGCCCGGGATTCGATCTCAATACCGAACATCTGGCCGCACATCTCGACGCGCTGCCGGAGGACGCGGTCACGTTGATCGAGATACCGGCGCTGGCGATCTCCTCGACGGAATGTCGGCGGCGCGCCAGCCGGCACCGGCCTGTGTGGTATCTGGTGCCGGACGGCGTGGTCCAGTACATCTCGAAGCGGAACCTGTATCGGCCGCCGGACGCCGAGCGCCTGGACGGCGCGACGACGATGTCCGAACCGGCCCCCGGCAAGACCAAGAGCTAG
- the rsfS gene encoding ribosome silencing factor: protein MSATTEAIAMARIAAVAADEKLASDVVVLDVSEQLVITDCFVIASAPNERQVNAIVENIEERLREAGHKPVRREGTREGRWALLDFVDVVIHVQHNEERNFYALERLWKDCPTVPVDGIGLHAPATNGADPGSANSEESEQ from the coding sequence GTGAGCGCAACGACCGAAGCCATTGCGATGGCACGCATCGCGGCAGTGGCGGCCGACGAGAAGCTGGCCTCCGATGTGGTGGTGCTCGATGTTTCCGAGCAGCTGGTCATCACCGACTGCTTCGTCATCGCGTCGGCGCCCAACGAGCGCCAGGTGAACGCGATAGTCGAGAACATCGAGGAACGTCTGCGTGAGGCCGGTCACAAGCCGGTGCGCCGTGAAGGCACCCGGGAGGGTCGGTGGGCGCTGCTGGACTTCGTGGACGTCGTCATCCATGTGCAGCACAACGAGGAACGTAACTTCTACGCACTCGAGCGGCTCTGGAAGGACTGCCCCACCGTCCCGGTCGACGGGATCGGCCTGCACGCCCCCGCGACCAACGGTGCCGATCCCGGCTCCGCGAACAGTGAGGAATCCGAGCAGTGA
- a CDS encoding histidine phosphatase family protein: protein MTDAPRAPRRLILLRHGQTEYNAGNRMQGQLDTDLSELGRRQARAAAAVLVGRSPISIVSSDLRRAYDTAVEIGDNAGLPVQIDERLRETHLGEWQGLTHLDVDARAPGARAAWRSDATWAPPGGESRVDVARRSTPVVAELLEKYEDWAEQPVVLVAHGGLIAALTAALLDLPVSHWPVLGGLGNTSWVQLSAHGNSDSPSWRLDVWNASASVASDVL from the coding sequence GTGACGGACGCTCCGCGCGCCCCGCGACGGCTCATTCTGCTGAGGCACGGCCAAACCGAGTACAACGCCGGAAACCGCATGCAGGGTCAGCTCGACACCGACCTGTCCGAACTCGGCCGGAGGCAGGCCCGCGCCGCTGCCGCCGTCCTCGTCGGTCGCTCACCGATCTCTATCGTGTCCTCGGACCTGCGGCGTGCGTACGACACGGCGGTGGAGATCGGCGACAACGCCGGACTGCCGGTGCAGATCGACGAGCGCCTGCGGGAAACCCATCTCGGTGAATGGCAGGGGCTGACTCACCTCGACGTCGACGCGCGGGCACCGGGTGCTCGCGCGGCGTGGCGTAGTGACGCGACGTGGGCACCGCCCGGCGGAGAGAGCCGCGTCGATGTCGCGCGCCGCAGCACGCCGGTGGTGGCCGAGCTTCTCGAGAAGTACGAGGATTGGGCCGAACAGCCCGTCGTCCTGGTCGCCCACGGCGGATTGATTGCTGCACTCACCGCGGCGCTTCTCGATCTTCCTGTCAGTCATTGGCCGGTGCTCGGTGGTCTCGGTAACACCAGCTGGGTTCAGCTCAGTGCGCACGGAAACTCCGACTCGCCGAGCTGGCGCCTGGACGTCTGGAACGCATCCGCGAGCGTGGCAAGTGACGTCCTCTGA
- the octT gene encoding diglucosylglycerate octanoyltransferase, protein MTSSDLEAGSGERPVLLVLADSLSYYGPKGGLPSNHPDIWPNIVARELEWDVELVARIGWTSRDVWWALTQDPRVWSAVPRAGAVVFAVGGMDSLPSPLPTALREQLRYIRPPALRRVVRTAYQWLQPRLSPLGWPVALPPKLSVEYLESSRAALEYMRPELPVVGTLPSVHRSEAYGKVHSGRPGAVAAITAWAQDKNVPLVDLAEAVRADIFGGRGNPDGIHWGWDGHAEVAAAMLTALRATGAAPPLGADVTAADAVSSRAE, encoded by the coding sequence GTGACGTCCTCTGACTTGGAGGCCGGTTCCGGAGAGCGGCCGGTCCTTCTCGTGCTCGCCGATTCACTGTCCTACTACGGGCCCAAGGGCGGCTTGCCGTCCAACCATCCCGATATCTGGCCCAACATCGTTGCGCGCGAGTTGGAGTGGGACGTAGAGCTCGTTGCGCGGATCGGTTGGACCAGCCGTGACGTCTGGTGGGCGCTGACCCAGGACCCCCGCGTGTGGTCGGCCGTCCCCCGGGCGGGTGCTGTGGTGTTCGCGGTCGGGGGAATGGATTCGCTCCCGTCCCCGCTGCCCACCGCGCTGCGGGAGCAGCTCCGCTACATTCGCCCGCCCGCGCTGCGGCGGGTCGTGCGTACTGCCTACCAATGGTTGCAGCCGCGGCTGTCTCCACTCGGATGGCCGGTCGCCTTGCCCCCGAAGTTGAGCGTCGAGTACCTCGAAAGCTCCCGGGCGGCGCTCGAATACATGCGACCGGAACTGCCCGTCGTCGGCACTCTCCCATCCGTCCACCGCAGTGAGGCCTACGGCAAGGTGCACTCCGGCCGGCCGGGTGCTGTCGCGGCCATCACGGCGTGGGCGCAGGACAAGAACGTTCCGCTCGTCGACCTCGCGGAGGCCGTGCGAGCCGACATCTTCGGTGGCCGAGGAAATCCGGACGGAATCCACTGGGGCTGGGACGGTCACGCCGAGGTAGCGGCGGCCATGCTGACCGCTCTTCGTGCCACCGGAGCGGCACCCCCGCTGGGTGCAGACGTCACTGCCGCGGACGCGGTGTCGAGCAGGGCCGAGTAG
- a CDS encoding DegV family protein, giving the protein MPVVVVTDSSASLVPEVVEEQAIQVVPLHVLSGDEDFREGIDVIPEDLAGVTTAGASPGELSEAYAAAWEASEGAGVVAVHISRQLSGTWEAGRQAAQEFDGRVRIVDSQSAGMGLGYPVLEAARLAKSGADLETVYRRAVDVAGRSRCLIVVDRLDQLRRGGRIGAAAALLGTALAMKPVLHLVDGRLVLKEKTRTSTKAMAKMIDSAVELAGVDRTSVAVHHMHAPDRAESVAQRLKERIPQVSDLVVTDFSSVIGVHVGAGAIGVVLCPEPAEGYADADSSTTSS; this is encoded by the coding sequence ATGCCCGTTGTCGTTGTCACCGATTCCTCGGCCTCGCTCGTCCCCGAGGTCGTCGAGGAGCAAGCAATCCAGGTCGTGCCCCTTCATGTTCTCAGCGGCGACGAGGACTTTCGCGAGGGAATCGACGTCATTCCGGAGGACCTCGCCGGCGTCACCACCGCGGGTGCCTCGCCCGGCGAGCTGTCCGAGGCCTACGCGGCGGCGTGGGAAGCGAGCGAGGGCGCCGGCGTGGTCGCCGTGCACATTTCCCGCCAGTTGTCGGGAACCTGGGAGGCCGGACGACAGGCGGCGCAGGAGTTCGACGGTCGCGTGCGCATCGTCGATTCCCAGTCGGCCGGAATGGGTTTGGGATACCCTGTGCTGGAAGCAGCACGGCTGGCGAAGAGTGGTGCCGACCTCGAGACGGTGTACCGGCGGGCTGTCGACGTAGCGGGTCGCAGCCGTTGCCTGATTGTCGTGGACCGGCTCGATCAGTTGCGCCGCGGCGGGCGGATCGGCGCGGCGGCCGCGTTGCTCGGCACCGCGCTGGCGATGAAACCGGTGCTTCATCTCGTCGATGGACGACTCGTCCTGAAGGAGAAAACCCGGACCTCCACCAAGGCGATGGCGAAGATGATCGATTCCGCCGTCGAGCTGGCAGGGGTGGACAGAACCTCGGTGGCTGTGCATCACATGCATGCACCCGACCGGGCCGAGTCGGTGGCGCAGCGGCTGAAAGAACGGATTCCGCAGGTCAGCGACCTCGTCGTCACTGATTTCAGTTCGGTGATCGGGGTCCACGTGGGGGCAGGCGCTATCGGCGTCGTTCTCTGCCCAGAGCCCGCCGAGGGTTATGCAGACGCCGATTCATCCACAACCTCGAGCTGA
- a CDS encoding ComEA family DNA-binding protein: MGNREERSRGRSRLAFITSGEDAHLPPGAVAPSGPSTPGWLAHAEDAEPEDAPSWSAQGRWSRALPERWRDARVDPGRAGAAVLVIVGLILATVAVISVRSGQPEAQAVPSLPLAHVRSEATPAAEPAEAARPQLPPPVDEIVVSVVGLVSTPGLVRLPPGSRVADALAAAGGVRTGGDTLALNLAQRLSDGDQIVVGVAAPVAAPSAVGGVSTPGAAPADGKATTGGLVDLNTATVTELDALPGVGPVTAAAIIAWRTTNGKFTDVAQLGEVDGIGPVRLEKLRSQVTV, from the coding sequence ATGGGCAACAGGGAAGAGCGTTCGCGAGGACGGAGCCGTCTTGCGTTCATCACGTCGGGGGAGGACGCGCATCTTCCTCCGGGTGCGGTAGCCCCGTCCGGCCCCTCCACACCGGGATGGTTGGCGCACGCCGAGGACGCCGAACCCGAAGACGCGCCGTCGTGGTCTGCGCAAGGGCGATGGTCCCGCGCCCTTCCCGAACGCTGGCGGGATGCGCGCGTCGACCCCGGCCGCGCAGGCGCAGCCGTCCTCGTCATAGTGGGGCTGATTCTGGCGACAGTCGCCGTGATCAGTGTTCGCAGCGGTCAGCCGGAGGCGCAGGCCGTGCCCTCCCTTCCCCTTGCGCACGTCCGTTCGGAGGCCACCCCCGCCGCGGAGCCAGCCGAGGCGGCTCGGCCGCAGCTTCCGCCGCCGGTGGACGAAATAGTGGTGAGCGTGGTCGGTTTGGTGAGCACGCCCGGGCTCGTGCGGCTGCCGCCTGGCTCACGGGTTGCCGACGCACTCGCCGCCGCGGGAGGAGTGCGCACCGGCGGCGACACCCTCGCTCTCAATCTGGCGCAACGACTTTCCGATGGTGATCAGATCGTGGTCGGGGTGGCCGCGCCCGTCGCGGCGCCCAGTGCGGTGGGCGGCGTCTCCACTCCGGGCGCCGCACCGGCGGACGGGAAGGCAACGACGGGCGGGCTCGTCGATCTGAACACGGCCACGGTGACCGAGCTCGATGCCTTGCCTGGCGTCGGCCCGGTGACCGCGGCAGCCATCATTGCGTGGCGCACCACCAATGGGAAGTTCACGGACGTCGCCCAACTCGGTGAGGTGGACGGGATCGGGCCGGTGCGCCTCGAGAAGCTACGGTCCCAGGTCACCGTGTGA